TTGAGCCCCGTGGGTTGTCTCCGTACCCGTAGAATGCTTGAAGAAATGGCCGGCCTCGTGGGAACTAAACCATTGAGCCAGCTTCCTCGAAGATTTGAGGACCTACAAGATGATTCAACGGCTACCTCACCATCCTCTGACAGGTGGAATTGGATGGAAGATGAGAAGTCTAGTTATGGTAAGTCAGTGAACTGACCgactgttttgttttcaactgTACTTTACATGACAGTAAACTTCTGAGTTTGCCTATTTTTAGTCCTGGCGTGGTTTTTTTCAGCGCCGGCATTGCTCctaattactgaaaaatatgaaaagtctGAGCAAGTTGCAGGCCTAATTTTGCAAACTTAAATAGACAGCATTTTCTCCTCGGAAAGTTAAATTTTACCATTCACATCTTACCGAGCCGCAAAGGCCCCCACGCACCCTGGGTCTAGGGCACAGGGTCTTGGTCCAAAGTGCGAGGGGCGACAAAATCCGAAGCTAGCTACATGCATGTCAAATGCTCAGGAACCGGCGATCCTTTGCCGCTCAAGCATCGAAatctttatattttcagaaagcctCTCACTGACTCCATTCTCCTCTGTTTCCCCCAATACCAGTAAGAAGTCTGCAACAGGGTAAGTTGTAGTAGGCTAGGGGTGGCGATAGGTAGCGTGGtctcaggctgtcccattacggtttgacctacagaaaatgcgggaattttttcctcaaaaaatgtgacaacggcacgttcttaaccatgcgaaataagttgagaagtctgcgtcgaAATTCTCGCGATTCTCGTaaatctacgtagatcaaaccgaaatggggcaCTCTGACACGTGACTAggctcttttttgaaaactccgaTAATTCCAGACTTGAAACTCCAAAGTCTGCTGGAAACCTACACAGCCAAGATAGGAATTTGTCGTGCTCAAAACCCAAGATAACTCCGGTATGGAAAGCCCCATCGGCTTTCCTCAAACCATGGAGTCCTAGAAAGAGATTCTCGTCTGTAGAGACTAATCCAGGGACGCCAAGGATTTATCTACCACCTCCACCTCGGCCACCACCCGTTCCTCCACTTTCTCCACCGGAGAGACCCGATATACCTCATGCAAGGGTCCTTCCACAGCGACAGAAACCGACGCCGAAACCGGACAAAGAAATTAGGATTACTGTTGGGTTTGGGGAGCAAGTGGATCTTGAGCCAACATTTATTTGTAAGTGGAACCATGCAAGATTGAGAGTTGCACAGGAAGTTCCAGTCCCCGGTGAGTTCGATATATAGGCCAcggactgaaaaattttctttttattcagACCTTTCCCAAGCCTCCGAAGAAGAGTTCTACACTAATCTGGCCAAAGAATGGAAGTGTCAAGCCACTCTGCCCAACACGAATCCAATCGTTCGACGTCTGAAGTTTATGATTTCCAACGTTTTCTATGTTCTTGGAGCCATTGCACGGAATGACAGAAAACAGACGCCAGCTTCAAGACAACAACTCGTTGAATTTTACAACGATACTTACACCATGCTGAAGTGGGTCTAATTTTCATTCCGGCCTGATTTCTGTGTTAgggtgtttttcaaaattccataaTCCTTACAGAATTTCCAGCaatgtcggttttttttccagggaGGCCCTGAACCAAAGCGTCAAGGACATCATTACCGATACCCTCGCAGCTCACATCTTTCCACGTGTCAAACTCATCTCCCTAGTTATGTTGTCAGTTATGCAGTACCGCATGTACCTTATCAGATCTGAGGtaaggcaaattttttttaaaggaacacGGCTCTCAAGTGGAGTTGCAGAACACTTTCAAACAAATGACACGGCTGGAATCAAAAGAAGTCGCGGGATTCATTGAGAATGACCTGACAGCACATGGAGCTCTTGAACCACTAGTTGTCTCAGTAAGCTCGGATGTAGAATGGGTCTctgaagttcaaaaatgtcagaaattcgtaagtttaaaacaaattattttgcatttgaatagaaaatctaattctgaacatttttgcgattgaaaattttcggatagCTCTATCCCCCGCGGAGTTGTGCAACTTAGAACTTAGCGCAACAAAAGTGTGGcagggggagagacgcagacaactCGCTCACACTGCGTCTCGCACCCCTCCACACTTACTCGCCCCATAAACTTTAACGCTTCATATCTCTGCGGAACGTGAAGCTATcgcaaaactttaaaatgcaaatatgattataattttattttctattcaaattttttaataggaTAATTTTAAGGTCGCCATGCCAGAACTTGTGTACCAAACCTACAAATCCCAATTCAAATCAGCGAACAAACTGTTTTTGGCCAGCACACACTGGGAGGACTTCAAGGTTTTATTGGAGTATATTGATGCCGGCAATTTTATTAAGGAGTAAGTCTCACTtgactatttttttgtttcatcaGACAGATctcaaaatgttaaattacaaaacttgacgatttttgttaattatgaaaatacaaaagttttttaaaatttccagcatcGAGTCGGTTTGCAAAAAGCCCATCGCAATGGATATACCCTTCGAGAATCTTGCCACTTTTGTGCTCACCGCAGTTGGAAGCCTAATGGAAGAATATGAAAAGGAGCAGAAGCTTCCGGTGAAGCCTGTTCTGGAAGAAGTCCAAATGCGTTTCAATTTGGCAAAGCAATTTGGAGCTGCACTGGAGTCCAATTAACCTGCAATTTTGTCCAAAATTATCCATACTTTTCATTTATTACATTCCCCGTCCTCAATTcaagatttcaattttaccaTACCCAGTTATATCACATGATGAcaagatttcaagaaaaaaaagtaatttggcaaatttgcagCCAGTtaatagaaaatcaaattttaaacattttttcaactggAAGTTTTTCTATAGCAATCACCTCCGCGGAGTTATACAGCTTTAAAGTTTTGACGGCTAGAGACTGTGGATGCGGGGAGACGCAGAGTGCGCGTCTCTCCCTCTCCACAATGCCTCGCTAGGAAACGTTTAAAGCGGCGTATCTCTGCGGAGAATATAgctatctaaaaatttccaaccgTGATAATgtttagaatttgattttctgcCGAGTGGcagtactgaaaatttaatttatgatactttgaaattttcgaaaaccttCTTGAGCTATAATCATCACAATAAATCGATagcaaattaatttcaaacgaattttctaatttgatgTATTCTAATAGAACTAACCACCGCCAAGCTATCCACATTTTGAATCTGTGCAGTAAG
The nucleotide sequence above comes from Caenorhabditis elegans chromosome III. Encoded proteins:
- the affl-1 gene encoding AFF-Like homolog (Confirmed by transcript evidence;~Product from WormBase gene class affl); the encoded protein is MKSGKPKLPHTSRSLSPVGCLRTRRMLEEMAGLVGTKPLSQLPRRFEDLQDDSTATSPSSDRWNWMEDEKSSYESLSLTPFSSVSPNTSKKSATGLETPKSAGNLHSQDRNLSCSKPKITPVWKAPSAFLKPWSPRKRFSSVETNPGTPRIYLPPPPRPPPVPPLSPPERPDIPHARVLPQRQKPTPKPDKEIRITVGFGEQVDLEPTFICKWNHARLRVAQEVPVPDLSQASEEEFYTNLAKEWKCQATLPNTNPIVRRLKFMISNVFYVLGAIARNDRKQTPASRQQLVEFYNDTYTMLKEALNQSVKDIITDTLAAHIFPRVKLISLVMLSVMQYRMYLIRSENTFKQMTRLESKEVAGFIENDLTAHGALEPLVVSVSSDVEWVSEVQKCQKFVAMPELVYQTYKSQFKSANKLFLASTHWEDFKVLLEYIDAGNFIKDIESVCKKPIAMDIPFENLATFVLTAVGSLMEEYEKEQKLPVKPVLEEVQMRFNLAKQFGAALESN